Part of the Sinomonas atrocyanea genome is shown below.
GGAGGCCCGGCTGGCCAGGAACACGGTGGCGCCCATGAGGTCCTGGGTCTGGCCCCAGCGGTTGGCCGGGATGTGGTCCAGGACCCGCTGGTTGGCCTCGGGGTTCGCCCGGGTGTCTGCGGTGAGCTCGGTGGCGTAGTAGCCGGGGGCGATCCCGTTCACCTGCACCCCGAACTGGGCCAGTTCGTCGCAGTAGGCCTTGGTGAAGCCGGCGATCCCATGCTTGGTGGCGGCGTAGGCGGGCGACCACTGGCCGCCGAGGAAGGTGAACACCGAGCAGATGTTGATGATCTTGCCGCTGCGCTGGCGGACCATGTGCTGGGCGCACTCGTGGGCCATCTCGAAGGCGGCCGTGAGGTTCAGCGCCACCATCGGATCCCACTGGGAGCGGGTGTACTTGAGGACGTCGGGCTCGTTGATGCTCCGGCCGGCGCAGTTCACGAGGATGTCGACGCTGCCGAACTCCTCGACGCACGCGTCGACGACCTTCTTGGGGTTCCCGGCGACGGTGATGTCGGACATGACGTAGGAGTACTTCGACCCGGTCTCCTCCACCATCGCCGCGGTGCGGCCGTCGTCCGGCATGATGCTGGCCGCGAGGACGTTGGCTCCCGCCTTCGCCAGCGCAAGGGTGAAGGCCTGGCCGAGGCCGGTGTTGCCGCCGGTCACGATGGCGTTCTTGTTCTTCAAGGAGAAGAAGTTCATCTGGAAGTCGACGATGCTCGACTCGGACATGCGTGCTCCTGCTGGGTTCCTGGTGGTTCATGGGGGCGGGGCTGAGGCGACGGCTCGGCCCCGTGGAGGTGTGCGGTGCCCTGCTCGGGCTCGGTCTTCAGAGCGGGAAGATGGTCCCCGGGTTCATGATGCGGTTCGGGTCGAAGGCGGACTTGAGCGTCTCGAGCATGTACAGCGAGGATCCGTACTCCTCGGCGAGGAAGTGCGTCCGGTGCTTGCCGACGCCGTGGTGGTGGCACATCGAGCCGCCACGCTTGAGGGTCTCCTCGACGAT
Proteins encoded:
- a CDS encoding SDR family NAD(P)-dependent oxidoreductase; this encodes MSESSIVDFQMNFFSLKNKNAIVTGGNTGLGQAFTLALAKAGANVLAASIMPDDGRTAAMVEETGSKYSYVMSDITVAGNPKKVVDACVEEFGSVDILVNCAGRSINEPDVLKYTRSQWDPMVALNLTAAFEMAHECAQHMVRQRSGKIINICSVFTFLGGQWSPAYAATKHGIAGFTKAYCDELAQFGVQVNGIAPGYYATELTADTRANPEANQRVLDHIPANRWGQTQDLMGATVFLASRASDYVNGHILSVDGGYLVR